The following is a genomic window from Lysinibacillus sp. JNUCC-52.
GCGACTTGGCAAAAAAGTAGGCTTAATTGATGCCGATATTTATGGATTCAGTGTGCCTGATATGATGGGTGTTACAGATATGCCGAAGGTAGTAGATAATCGTATTTACCCTGTTGATCGTTTTGGTGTAAAAATGATTTCAATGGGATTCTTCGTTGAGAATAACGCACCAATCGTCTGGCGTGGGCCAATGCTTGGAAAGGTGTTAGATCAATTTTTCCGTGATGTAGAATGGGGCGAATTAGATTACCTTCTATTAGATTTACCACCAGGAACAGGTGATGTCGCTTTAGATATACATCAAATGTTGCCTTCTTCAAAAGAAATTGTTGTGACAACGCCTCACCCAACAGCAGCATTCGTTGCAGCTCGTGCAGGGGCAATGGCATTACAAACAGAACATGAGATTTTAGGCGTTATTGAAAATATGGCGTGGTTTGAGTCAAAATCAGGGGAACGCGAATATGTATTTGGCCAAGGTGGCGGTGCAAAATTGACGGAAGAACTTCGTACAGAGCTACTTGGACAAATTCCACTAGGTCAGCCAGATTGGTCTGATGAGGATTTCGCGCCTTCTGTATATGCCGAGAACCATTCAACAGGACAAACATATTTAGATATTGCTTCGAAAGTCATTAATAAATTAAATAAATAAATAAACAAAAAGGATTTCCTCAACTAGTTGAGGAAATCTTTTTTGTTTTGAAAAGCTATTTACTTTTGTCATCCTTATTTGCGCTGCCGTCACTTTCACCACTAGCCTCTTTTTTGCTGTCGCTTTCCGAGGAAGTACTTTCACCGCTTTTTTTGATAAGCTCTAGCCATTTCGCCTGCATTAGTGGACTTTCAATCGTTTCTTTTACGACTTCCTCCATCTGCTTGCGAAGATTGGATGATTTTAAAATCGTCTCCATTTGCTTTTGCATA
Proteins encoded in this region:
- a CDS encoding P-loop NTPase, with the protein product MITEQQVREKLGQLQDPFLHKTLAETDGITNVSIKEEKNHVSVKIAIAKTNTPEQMQLQMKIVDVLKEAGANTVGIRFEELSAEKLQSFRGTATEAEAQDILSPLSTVQVISIASGKGGVGKSTVSVNLAVALARLGKKVGLIDADIYGFSVPDMMGVTDMPKVVDNRIYPVDRFGVKMISMGFFVENNAPIVWRGPMLGKVLDQFFRDVEWGELDYLLLDLPPGTGDVALDIHQMLPSSKEIVVTTPHPTAAFVAARAGAMALQTEHEILGVIENMAWFESKSGEREYVFGQGGGAKLTEELRTELLGQIPLGQPDWSDEDFAPSVYAENHSTGQTYLDIASKVINKLNK